From Lysobacter auxotrophicus, the proteins below share one genomic window:
- the pmbA gene encoding metalloprotease PmbA, which produces MVPQNLPAYAASLGDSHARLDALAGLSQRLLESARARGATQAEVSCSEESGLNVNVRMGEVETVESTRDRGISVTVYFGQRKGSASTADLREESLDATVEQACAIARHTEDDAAAGLAEANLMATDLREFDSWHPWIIDADRALDLALACEQAGRDSDRRIENSDGASVGTGESISVYANSHGFIGRERSTQHSIGCALIAGRGDAMQRDGWYSIGLSADDLESATTIGRKAAERAASRLAPRQIPTGDYPVLYSAEMARSLIGHLLGAVSGGALYRRASFLVDSAGQQLFPEWFGIEELPFLPRGFRSASFDAEGVATRESPLVTGGVLQRYVLGSYSARKLGLSTTANAGGVHNLQVAANAGDQESLLRGMGRGLLVTELMGQGVNNVTGDYSRGAGGFWVENGQIQYPVDGITVAGNLKSMFAAIEAVGTDVDPRSHVRTGSILIGRMTVAGESESE; this is translated from the coding sequence ATCGTCCCCCAGAACCTCCCCGCCTACGCCGCTTCCCTTGGCGACAGCCACGCGCGCCTGGACGCGCTCGCCGGGCTGTCCCAGCGCCTGCTGGAGAGCGCCCGCGCGCGCGGCGCCACGCAGGCGGAAGTGTCGTGCTCGGAGGAATCGGGCCTCAACGTCAACGTCCGCATGGGCGAGGTCGAGACGGTCGAATCCACGCGCGATCGCGGCATCTCGGTCACGGTCTACTTCGGCCAGCGCAAGGGCAGCGCCAGCACCGCCGACCTGCGCGAGGAAAGCCTCGACGCCACCGTCGAGCAGGCCTGCGCGATCGCGCGCCACACCGAGGACGATGCCGCCGCCGGCCTGGCCGAAGCGAACCTGATGGCGACGGACCTGCGCGAGTTCGATTCCTGGCACCCGTGGATCATCGACGCCGACCGCGCGCTGGACCTCGCGCTCGCCTGCGAGCAGGCCGGCCGCGATTCGGATCGCCGCATCGAGAACTCCGACGGCGCCTCGGTCGGCACGGGCGAAAGCATCAGCGTCTACGCGAACTCGCACGGCTTCATCGGGCGCGAGCGCAGCACGCAGCACAGCATCGGCTGCGCGCTGATCGCCGGTCGCGGCGACGCGATGCAGCGCGACGGCTGGTACAGCATCGGGCTGTCGGCGGACGACCTGGAATCGGCCACGACGATCGGCCGCAAGGCCGCCGAACGCGCGGCTTCGCGCCTGGCGCCGCGGCAGATTCCCACCGGCGATTACCCCGTGCTGTATTCGGCCGAAATGGCGCGCTCGCTCATCGGCCACCTGCTCGGCGCCGTGTCGGGGGGCGCGCTCTATCGCCGCGCGAGTTTCCTTGTCGACAGCGCCGGGCAGCAGCTGTTCCCGGAGTGGTTCGGCATCGAGGAACTGCCGTTCCTGCCGCGCGGTTTCCGCTCCGCGTCGTTCGATGCCGAGGGCGTGGCCACGCGTGAATCGCCGCTGGTGACCGGCGGCGTGCTGCAGCGTTACGTGTTGGGCAGCTATTCGGCGCGCAAGCTCGGCCTGTCGACCACGGCCAACGCCGGCGGCGTGCACAACCTGCAGGTCGCCGCGAACGCGGGCGACCAGGAATCGCTGCTGCGCGGCATGGGCCGCGGCCTGCTCGTCACCGAGCTGATGGGGCAGGGCGTGAACAACGTCACCGGCGATTATTCGCGCGGTGCGGGCGGCTTCTGGGTCGAGAACGGGCAGATCCAGTACCCGGTCGACGGCATCACCGTCGCGGGCAACCTCAAGTCGATGTTCGCGGCCATCGAAGCCGTCGGCACCGACGTGGATCCGCGCTCGCACGTGCGCACCGGTTCGATCCTGATCGGCCGCATGACGGTGGCGGGCGAGTCCGAATCGGAGTGA
- a CDS encoding DUF4870 domain-containing protein → MSENPIDPSQTSAPPPPPSSEHPSGVSSDQRQWAMFAHLSAIAGAVLTSGVGGWGTFLGPLIIWLVKKDTMPFVDDQAKEALNFNITVAIVFFALWVLVFVTLGIGLLIAIPAWFVIGIAWLVFTIIAAIKANDGVTYRYPFTMRLVK, encoded by the coding sequence ATGAGCGAGAACCCGATCGACCCCAGCCAGACCTCGGCGCCACCGCCGCCCCCGTCGTCGGAACACCCCAGCGGCGTGTCGTCGGACCAGCGCCAGTGGGCGATGTTCGCGCACCTGTCGGCGATCGCCGGGGCGGTGCTGACCTCCGGCGTCGGCGGCTGGGGCACGTTCCTCGGCCCGCTGATCATCTGGCTGGTCAAGAAGGACACCATGCCCTTCGTCGACGACCAGGCGAAGGAAGCGCTGAACTTCAACATCACCGTCGCGATCGTGTTCTTCGCGCTGTGGGTGCTGGTGTTCGTGACGCTCGGCATCGGCCTGCTGATCGCGATCCCGGCGTGGTTCGTCATCGGCATCGCGTGGCTGGTCTTCACGATCATCGCGGCGATCAAGGCGAACGATGGTGTGACCTACCGTTACCCGTTCACGATGCGCCTGGTGAAGTAA
- the yjgA gene encoding ribosome biogenesis factor YjgA, protein MRGRDEETGEFFSPSRSQNRREALEVLALGEKLVALTEAQLAKLPVPESLLPHIRECKRITAHIAHKRQLAYLAKQMRREDDEVLEAIRDALDEDGEAARREVAAMHRVEAWRERLLADGDAALAQLLDEYPAADRQHLRALVRSALDERRKNKPPRAFRELYRALRELIVGGASNEDDVEESDESLEDDER, encoded by the coding sequence ATGCGCGGTAGAGACGAGGAAACCGGCGAATTCTTCAGCCCCAGTCGCAGCCAGAACCGGCGCGAGGCGCTGGAAGTGCTGGCGCTGGGCGAGAAGCTGGTCGCGCTGACCGAGGCGCAGCTGGCCAAGCTCCCGGTGCCCGAGTCGCTGCTGCCGCACATCCGCGAGTGCAAGCGCATCACCGCGCACATCGCGCACAAGCGCCAGCTGGCGTACCTGGCCAAGCAGATGCGTCGCGAGGACGACGAGGTGCTGGAGGCGATCCGCGACGCGCTCGACGAAGACGGCGAAGCGGCCCGTCGCGAAGTCGCGGCGATGCATCGCGTCGAGGCCTGGCGCGAGCGCCTGCTGGCCGACGGCGACGCCGCGCTGGCGCAGTTGCTCGACGAATACCCGGCCGCAGATCGCCAGCACCTTCGCGCCCTGGTGCGCAGCGCGCTGGACGAGCGCCGCAAGAACAAGCCGCCGCGTGCGTTTCGCGAGTTGTACCGGGCGCTGCGCGAGCTGATCGTCGGTGGCGCGTCGAACGAGGACGACGTCGAGGAATCGGACGAGTCGCTCGAGGACGACGAGCGCTGA
- a CDS encoding YhdP family protein, translating into MPTPLRRRMRIARRGLGYLVALSLVLIALVLAVASQVLPLAESNPQRVAAWLSERAGRPVNFDRVETDWTRRGPLLRLDNLRIGAGEQAFTVGDAEMLVSIYAGLLPGHAFSELRLRGLDLTLERGDDGRWQVRGLPGQDQSQRSDPFAALEGLGELQVIDGKITVIAPKLGIDAHVPRINLRLRVDGPRVRAGVRAWPSVNVAGAASSPLDTVLDFDRVKGDGRAYMGARRADLAAWAPLLQVAGVGSESGQGRAEAWAELRDHRITQVTADVALDRVGLRGAPLAGGAVPRVQFARVAALARWRTIDGGWRVDARTLRIDTGKDAQTLDGLVVAGGTRYALLANRIDAGPLLTAASLSDRLDPGLRTWLHNTRPRASLQDVEVTGVRGGALRAQAHVAAFGFDAVGNAPGLSGLAGQFLGDADGFSLQFDPASQMRFDWPRGFGVAHTVSLQGSVGGWREGAGWRIGTPDLWVKGQGFGVRARGGMWWQGDGSRPRIDIAADIDEAQVPVAKGFWVRHLMAPKVVAWLDSALVGGRLHDGHAVVSGDLDDWPFRDRNGLFEATAKLDQAVVKFQPDWPAVEGLDADVAFIADGFTVHGQGRLGGVAIPQIRAGIDHYKDGDLTVQAQGSADAAQLLELLRHSPLQKDNADTLKNVVASGPAKVGFDMDMPLRPNQQTAIKGTVQLEKAKLADPRWKLAFEQVSGKAEYARGGFRAEGLKVLHEGQPGALSLRAGNDFVRDRTNVFEAGLDAQMSAKELLDRAPEMAWLKPHVDGRSAWTVGIAIPKAAPGKTAPTLLQLQTNLVGTALTLPEPLKKAAGESLATSVETPLPMGSGDIRVNLGNVIAVRARSTTDATGKSQTGVRLALGTNRVDDVPPVRGLVATGRAAMLDAIDWIALLEGGSGGEGLALQRIDVTAQKLNLLGGVFPDTHLVVVPAANGATAVQAEGAALEGAVLIPAGDGATIAGRFDRMFWHAPKRPSPPAGMPAPPASAPPADGDFNPAKIPALTIDIADLRVSDARLGEAKLRTVPTATGMRIEQVQMRAQKQRIDASGDWSGMGSTARTQLDVKIDSQDLGSLLAGFGMGQQLGGGVGTMHFDAGWAGSPAAFNVASLDGSLEADIRDGRLLEVEPGAGRVLGLLSLAQLPRRLMLDFRDFFNKGFAFNRAGGKVNFAGGMARSDQLSIDGPAASIGIRGEANLRAQTFDQTIEVRPKAANLLTVAGALAAGPVGAAIGAAANAVLQKPIGEMASRTYRVTGPWKEPKVEVVSGQSGQAKAEEPPPES; encoded by the coding sequence GCTGCCCGGTCACGCGTTCTCCGAACTGCGCCTGCGCGGGCTCGACCTCACGCTCGAGCGCGGCGACGACGGACGCTGGCAGGTGCGTGGCCTGCCCGGGCAGGACCAGTCGCAGCGCAGCGATCCCTTCGCCGCACTGGAAGGGCTCGGCGAGCTGCAGGTGATCGACGGAAAGATCACCGTCATCGCGCCGAAGCTCGGCATCGATGCGCACGTGCCGCGCATCAACCTGCGCCTGCGCGTGGACGGTCCGCGCGTTCGCGCCGGTGTTCGCGCATGGCCGAGCGTGAACGTCGCCGGCGCCGCGTCCTCGCCGCTCGACACGGTGCTCGACTTCGATCGCGTCAAGGGCGATGGCCGCGCGTACATGGGCGCGCGCCGCGCCGATCTGGCCGCATGGGCGCCGCTGCTGCAGGTCGCCGGCGTCGGCAGCGAATCCGGCCAGGGTCGCGCCGAAGCCTGGGCCGAACTGCGCGACCACCGCATCACGCAGGTGACGGCGGACGTCGCGCTCGATCGCGTCGGCCTGCGCGGCGCGCCGCTCGCCGGCGGTGCGGTGCCGCGCGTGCAGTTCGCGCGCGTGGCGGCGCTGGCGCGCTGGCGCACGATCGACGGCGGCTGGCGCGTGGACGCCAGGACACTGCGCATCGACACCGGCAAGGACGCGCAGACGCTCGACGGTCTCGTCGTCGCCGGCGGCACGCGCTACGCGCTGCTCGCCAACCGCATCGACGCCGGCCCGCTGCTTACCGCCGCCTCGCTCAGCGACCGCCTCGATCCCGGCCTGCGCACGTGGCTGCACAACACGCGCCCGCGCGCGTCGTTGCAGGACGTGGAGGTCACCGGCGTGCGCGGCGGCGCGCTGCGCGCGCAGGCGCACGTTGCCGCGTTCGGTTTCGATGCCGTCGGCAATGCGCCGGGCCTGAGCGGACTTGCAGGACAGTTCCTCGGCGATGCGGACGGCTTCTCGCTGCAGTTCGATCCCGCCTCGCAGATGCGCTTCGACTGGCCGCGTGGTTTCGGCGTCGCACACACGGTGTCGCTGCAGGGTTCCGTCGGCGGCTGGCGCGAAGGCGCGGGCTGGCGCATCGGCACGCCGGACCTGTGGGTGAAGGGACAGGGATTCGGCGTGCGGGCGCGCGGCGGCATGTGGTGGCAGGGCGACGGCTCGCGTCCGCGCATCGACATCGCCGCCGACATCGACGAAGCGCAGGTGCCGGTCGCGAAAGGTTTCTGGGTCCGTCACCTGATGGCGCCCAAGGTCGTCGCGTGGCTCGACTCCGCGCTGGTCGGCGGACGCCTGCACGACGGCCATGCGGTGGTGTCGGGCGATCTGGACGACTGGCCGTTCCGCGATCGCAACGGCCTGTTCGAAGCGACCGCGAAACTCGACCAGGCCGTGGTGAAGTTCCAGCCCGACTGGCCGGCGGTGGAAGGCCTCGACGCGGACGTCGCCTTCATCGCCGATGGGTTCACCGTGCACGGGCAGGGGCGGCTCGGCGGCGTCGCGATCCCGCAGATCCGCGCCGGCATCGACCACTACAAGGACGGCGACCTCACGGTGCAGGCGCAGGGCAGCGCGGATGCCGCGCAGCTGCTCGAGTTGCTGCGCCACAGTCCGTTGCAGAAGGACAACGCCGACACGCTGAAGAACGTGGTCGCGAGCGGCCCGGCAAAGGTCGGTTTCGACATGGACATGCCGCTGCGTCCGAACCAGCAGACGGCGATCAAGGGCACCGTGCAGCTGGAGAAGGCGAAGCTTGCCGACCCGCGCTGGAAGCTCGCGTTCGAACAGGTCAGCGGCAAGGCCGAATACGCGCGCGGCGGCTTCCGCGCCGAAGGGCTGAAGGTGCTGCACGAAGGCCAGCCCGGCGCGCTGTCGCTGCGCGCGGGCAACGACTTCGTCCGCGACAGGACCAACGTGTTCGAGGCCGGCCTCGACGCGCAGATGTCGGCGAAGGAACTGCTCGATCGCGCACCGGAAATGGCGTGGCTGAAACCGCACGTCGACGGCCGTTCGGCGTGGACGGTCGGCATCGCGATTCCGAAGGCAGCGCCGGGCAAGACCGCGCCGACGTTGCTGCAGTTGCAGACCAACCTCGTCGGCACCGCGCTCACGTTGCCCGAGCCGTTGAAGAAGGCCGCGGGCGAGTCGCTCGCCACGTCGGTCGAAACCCCGTTGCCGATGGGCAGCGGCGACATCCGCGTGAACCTCGGCAACGTCATCGCGGTGCGCGCGCGCAGCACGACGGACGCGACCGGCAAGAGCCAGACCGGCGTGCGCCTCGCGCTCGGCACGAACCGCGTCGACGACGTGCCGCCGGTACGCGGACTGGTCGCGACGGGACGCGCCGCGATGCTCGATGCGATCGACTGGATCGCGCTGCTGGAAGGCGGCAGCGGCGGCGAAGGCCTGGCGCTGCAACGCATCGACGTCACCGCGCAGAAGTTGAACCTGCTGGGCGGCGTGTTTCCCGATACGCATCTGGTCGTCGTGCCCGCCGCGAACGGTGCGACCGCAGTGCAGGCCGAAGGGGCGGCGCTGGAAGGCGCGGTGCTGATTCCCGCCGGCGATGGCGCGACGATCGCCGGTCGGTTCGACCGCATGTTCTGGCACGCGCCCAAGCGCCCGTCGCCGCCGGCCGGCATGCCGGCGCCGCCCGCGTCCGCGCCCCCGGCCGACGGCGACTTCAATCCGGCGAAGATCCCGGCGTTGACCATCGACATCGCCGACCTGCGCGTGTCCGACGCGCGACTGGGCGAAGCGAAACTGCGCACGGTGCCGACCGCGACCGGCATGCGCATCGAACAGGTGCAGATGCGCGCGCAGAAGCAGCGCATCGATGCGAGCGGCGACTGGAGCGGCATGGGTTCCACCGCGCGCACGCAGCTCGACGTGAAGATCGACAGCCAGGACCTGGGCAGCCTGCTCGCCGGTTTCGGCATGGGCCAGCAACTGGGCGGCGGCGTCGGGACGATGCACTTCGATGCCGGCTGGGCGGGCAGCCCGGCGGCGTTCAACGTCGCCTCGCTCGACGGCAGCCTGGAAGCCGACATCCGCGACGGCCGCCTGCTGGAAGTCGAACCCGGCGCAGGCCGCGTGCTCGGGCTGCTGAGCCTCGCGCAGCTTCCGCGCCGGCTCATGCTGGATTTCCGCGACTTCTTCAATAAGGGCTTCGCGTTCAACCGCGCCGGCGGCAAGGTGAATTTCGCCGGCGGCATGGCGCGCAGCGACCAGCTCTCCATCGACGGCCCCGCGGCGTCCATCGGCATCCGAGGCGAGGCGAACCTGCGCGCGCAGACCTTCGACCAGACCATCGAAGTGCGCCCCAAGGCCGCGAACCTGCTGACCGTCGCCGGCGCGCTGGCCGCGGGCCCGGTGGGTGCGGCGATCGGCGCGGCCGCGAACGCGGTGCTGCAGAAGCCCATCGGCGAGATGGCCTCGCGCACGTACCGCGTCACCGGCCCGTGGAAGGAGCCGAAGGTCGAAGTGGTCAGCGGGCAGTCCGGGCAGGCGAAGGCCGAAGAGCCGCCGCCGGAGAGCTGA
- the tldD gene encoding metalloprotease TldD, which produces MTLPIQIAENRLLLPAGLDAVGLERTFGTLLGPGVDFGDLYFQHARRESWTVEDGIVKDGAHSIEQGVGVRAISGEKTGFSYSDEINTQALLTAAKSARAIARDGSVQAPHALVRGGGRELYVPEDPIDGYANEAKVEALRRIDRMLRAADPRVKQVMVSLSGGVDTILVARSDGLLAADVRPLVRLNVQVIVEHNGRRESGYAGGGGRYSYAELLDGDKPETLAREALRVALVNLEAVDAPAGVMPVVLGNGWTGVLLHEAVGHGLEGDFNRKGTSTYAGRLGQRVASPGVTIVDDGTLPGRRGSLNVDDEGTSTNCTTLIEDGVLVGYMQDTLNARLMGMAPTGNGRRESFAHLPMPRMTNTYMLAGQDDPQDMIRSVKKGLYAVNFGGGQVDITNGKYVFSATEAYLIEDGKITAPVKGATLIGNGPETMQRVKMIGHDLALDEGVGVCGKDGQSVPVGVGQPSLLIDQLTVGGTQA; this is translated from the coding sequence ATGACCCTTCCCATCCAGATCGCCGAAAACCGCCTGCTGCTGCCCGCCGGCCTCGATGCGGTCGGCCTCGAACGCACTTTCGGCACGCTGCTGGGCCCCGGCGTGGATTTCGGCGATCTGTATTTCCAGCACGCGCGTCGCGAGAGCTGGACGGTCGAAGACGGCATCGTCAAGGACGGCGCGCACTCGATCGAGCAGGGCGTCGGCGTGCGCGCGATCAGCGGCGAGAAGACCGGCTTTTCGTACTCGGACGAAATCAACACGCAGGCGCTGCTGACTGCGGCGAAGTCCGCGCGCGCCATCGCGCGCGACGGCTCGGTGCAGGCGCCGCATGCGCTGGTGCGCGGCGGCGGTCGCGAGCTGTACGTGCCCGAGGATCCCATCGACGGTTACGCGAACGAGGCGAAAGTCGAAGCGCTGCGTCGCATCGACCGCATGCTGCGCGCCGCCGATCCGCGCGTGAAGCAGGTGATGGTGTCGCTGTCCGGCGGCGTCGACACGATCCTCGTCGCGCGCAGCGACGGCCTGCTCGCCGCCGACGTGCGTCCGCTGGTCCGCCTCAACGTGCAGGTCATCGTCGAACACAACGGCCGTCGCGAAAGCGGCTACGCCGGTGGCGGCGGTCGCTACAGCTATGCCGAACTGCTCGATGGCGACAAGCCCGAAACCCTCGCGCGCGAAGCATTGCGCGTGGCGCTGGTGAACCTGGAAGCGGTCGATGCGCCGGCCGGCGTGATGCCGGTGGTGCTCGGCAACGGCTGGACCGGCGTGCTGCTGCACGAAGCCGTCGGCCACGGCCTGGAGGGCGACTTCAACCGGAAGGGCACCTCAACCTACGCCGGCCGCCTGGGCCAGCGCGTCGCCTCGCCGGGCGTCACCATCGTCGACGACGGCACGCTGCCGGGACGTCGCGGTTCGCTCAACGTCGACGACGAAGGCACCTCGACCAACTGCACGACGCTGATCGAGGACGGCGTGCTGGTGGGCTACATGCAGGACACGCTCAACGCGCGCCTGATGGGCATGGCGCCGACCGGCAACGGCCGTCGCGAATCCTTCGCGCACCTGCCGATGCCGCGCATGACCAACACCTACATGCTCGCCGGCCAGGACGATCCGCAGGACATGATCCGTTCGGTGAAGAAGGGCCTCTACGCGGTCAACTTCGGCGGCGGGCAGGTGGACATCACCAACGGCAAGTACGTGTTCTCCGCGACCGAGGCGTACCTGATCGAGGACGGCAAGATCACCGCGCCGGTGAAGGGCGCCACGCTGATCGGCAACGGCCCGGAAACCATGCAGCGCGTGAAGATGATCGGCCACGATCTGGCGCTGGACGAAGGCGTCGGCGTGTGTGGCAAGGACGGCCAGAGCGTGCCGGTCGGCGTCGGCCAGCCGTCGCTGCTGATCGACCAGCTGACGGTGGGCGGTACGCAGGCGTGA
- a CDS encoding exodeoxyribonuclease VII small subunit: protein MPRTPAQDDTPSTSPVSDFEQSLDALEQLVEKMEHGEMSLEDSLAAYERGVGLYRRCQSALEEAELRVRLLSDPQNPATAEPFSAPPAQDAGSSSRGDV from the coding sequence ATGCCACGCACCCCCGCCCAAGACGACACACCGTCCACCTCGCCCGTGAGCGATTTCGAGCAGTCGCTCGACGCGCTCGAGCAACTGGTCGAGAAGATGGAACACGGCGAAATGAGCCTGGAAGACTCGCTGGCCGCCTACGAGCGCGGCGTCGGCCTCTACCGCCGCTGCCAGAGCGCGCTGGAAGAAGCCGAGCTGCGCGTGCGCCTGCTGAGCGATCCGCAGAATCCCGCGACCGCAGAGCCCTTCTCCGCGCCGCCCGCGCAGGATGCCGGCTCGTCCAGCCGCGGCGATGTCTGA
- a CDS encoding polyprenyl synthetase family protein yields MSDLARWRERADAALQGALPDPHSPPQWLHAAMRHAVLLGGKRMRPLLVYAAGSAFGATVDTLDAPAVAVELIHAYSLVHDDLPAMDDDALRRGQPTVHVAFDEATAVLAGDALQSLAFEVLADADVGADTRVDLLRTLARASGAAGMCGGQALDLAATGNGGSLSVHALEELHCLKTGALIRAAVRMGALCGGASADELASLDRYASALGLAFQVRDDILDIEGDSATLGKTAGKDVAQDKATFPALIGLDASRARLDELRRAMDDALASFGERTAALAALGRLAIERDR; encoded by the coding sequence ATGTCTGATCTGGCGCGCTGGCGCGAACGCGCCGACGCCGCACTGCAAGGCGCCCTGCCCGACCCGCACTCGCCGCCGCAATGGCTGCACGCCGCGATGCGGCATGCGGTGCTGCTCGGCGGCAAGCGCATGCGTCCGCTGCTGGTGTACGCCGCCGGCTCGGCGTTCGGCGCCACGGTCGACACGCTCGATGCCCCGGCCGTCGCGGTCGAACTGATCCACGCGTATTCGCTCGTGCACGACGACCTGCCCGCGATGGACGACGACGCGCTGCGTCGCGGGCAGCCGACGGTGCACGTCGCGTTCGATGAAGCCACGGCCGTGCTCGCCGGCGACGCGCTGCAGTCGCTCGCGTTCGAGGTGCTGGCCGATGCGGATGTGGGCGCGGACACGCGCGTGGACCTGCTGCGCACGCTCGCCCGCGCGTCCGGCGCCGCCGGCATGTGCGGCGGCCAGGCGCTCGACCTGGCGGCCACCGGCAATGGCGGCTCGCTGTCGGTGCATGCGCTGGAAGAACTGCATTGCCTCAAGACGGGCGCGCTGATCCGTGCGGCGGTGCGCATGGGCGCGCTGTGCGGCGGTGCGTCGGCGGACGAGCTCGCATCGCTGGATCGTTACGCCTCGGCGCTCGGCCTCGCCTTCCAGGTGCGCGACGACATCCTCGACATCGAGGGCGACAGCGCCACGCTCGGCAAGACCGCCGGCAAGGACGTCGCGCAGGACAAGGCGACCTTCCCCGCCCTGATCGGCCTGGACGCCTCGCGCGCGCGCCTGGACGAGCTGCGTCGCGCGATGGACGACGCGCTCGCCTCCTTCGGCGAGCGGACCGCTGCGCTTGCGGCGCTGGGGCGACTGGCGATCGAACGGGATCGCTGA
- the tilS gene encoding tRNA lysidine(34) synthetase TilS — protein MPAPPTAALHDLPPAPLCVGFSGGLDSTVLLHVLAAAGSPHGLRAIHVHHGLHAEADRWAAHCERACETLGVGLTVIRVNVAPTGEGPEAAARAARHAAFESSLSSGEVLALAHHRDDQAETFLLRALRASGPEGLSAMRRWRSFGPGRIWRPLLDVDRDALLAYAQAHGLAWIDDPSNADTSFDRNFLRQRVMPLLRERWPHAADALSRSAALCAQADGLLDDEDARAFAHVGTADPRCLSRTRLLALPQARRARVLRRWIQTLALPALPANGIERIEQEILVARDDADPTFHWRGATVRAWRDLLHADVARPLLPDDWSVDWDGRTPLALPGGDRLALEGTAGFDAAVRVHARQGGERLTRTGRSHSHALKHVLQELGVTPWERERLPLLSDGDGELLAAGDLIHSARLDAWLRERGARLTWDRDGAAHAATAAAGN, from the coding sequence ATGCCCGCCCCGCCCACCGCCGCCCTGCACGATCTCCCGCCGGCGCCGCTCTGCGTGGGTTTCAGCGGCGGCCTCGATTCGACCGTGCTGCTGCACGTGCTGGCGGCGGCGGGGTCGCCTCACGGGCTGCGCGCGATCCACGTCCACCACGGGCTCCACGCCGAGGCCGACCGTTGGGCCGCGCATTGCGAACGCGCCTGCGAAACGCTCGGCGTTGGGCTGACGGTCATCCGCGTGAACGTCGCGCCGACGGGCGAAGGTCCCGAAGCCGCTGCCCGCGCCGCACGCCACGCCGCGTTCGAATCCTCGCTTTCGTCCGGCGAAGTGCTCGCGCTCGCGCACCATCGCGACGACCAGGCCGAGACCTTCCTGCTGCGCGCGCTTCGCGCGTCGGGGCCGGAGGGTCTCTCGGCGATGCGACGCTGGCGATCGTTCGGACCGGGCCGCATCTGGCGGCCATTGCTCGACGTCGATCGCGACGCGCTGCTTGCCTACGCGCAGGCGCACGGGCTCGCGTGGATCGACGATCCCAGCAACGCCGACACGTCGTTCGACCGCAATTTCCTGCGCCAGCGCGTGATGCCGTTGCTGCGCGAGCGCTGGCCGCACGCGGCCGATGCGCTGTCGCGCTCGGCGGCGTTGTGCGCGCAAGCCGATGGGCTGCTCGACGACGAGGATGCGCGGGCATTCGCGCACGTCGGCACGGCCGATCCGCGCTGCCTCTCGCGCACGCGCCTGCTCGCGCTCCCGCAGGCGCGGCGCGCACGCGTGCTGCGGCGCTGGATCCAGACGCTCGCGTTGCCCGCGCTGCCCGCCAACGGCATCGAGCGCATCGAGCAGGAAATCCTGGTCGCGCGCGATGACGCGGATCCGACATTCCACTGGCGCGGTGCCACGGTGCGCGCCTGGCGCGACCTGCTTCACGCTGACGTGGCGCGCCCTTTGCTGCCGGACGACTGGAGCGTCGACTGGGACGGACGCACGCCGCTCGCGCTTCCCGGCGGCGACCGGTTGGCGCTCGAAGGCACGGCAGGCTTCGACGCCGCCGTGCGGGTGCACGCGCGGCAGGGCGGCGAACGCCTGACCCGCACGGGGCGTTCGCATTCGCACGCGCTCAAGCACGTCCTGCAGGAACTGGGCGTGACGCCGTGGGAGCGCGAGCGCCTCCCGCTGCTGAGCGACGGCGACGGCGAGCTGCTCGCGGCGGGCGATCTCATCCATTCGGCGCGCCTGGATGCGTGGCTTCGCGAACGCGGCGCACGGCTCACTTGGGATCGCGACGGCGCGGCCCACGCCGCAACCGCCGCGGCCGGCAATTGA